Below is a genomic region from Montipora capricornis isolate CH-2021 unplaced genomic scaffold, ASM3666992v2 scaffold_482, whole genome shotgun sequence.
aagttcgtcccagacggatGATCCGTCTCTGGTATAAATCCAGTCACCGTTTGCATAGAAAACCACGTGATTGCGAGTGCAATTCAGTTGGGATGAATCATTAGTAAAAGACTGCACATTGCTGGAGGGCgaactttgaaattaaaatttgcgAGTTGACCGTGCATTTTCAGTGAGCAAATGGAAATTGCCGAGAGAAAATGGAAATGCCGCCACAAATAGGCCAACGGAGAAAACAAATACGGACACTCTTCAGCCACCGTAGAAAACAGATAATTTAACACTCAGGTTCTCCTTATTAGTGTCAAAGCAAATGTCATTGGTTTGCGGGATATCAATTGTCAGTCATCATTGCTACGATTGTTCCTGTAGGGAAGCTTTTTTTCATTAAACGTGGCGTTCTGGAATacaattgtttgttttttgaaaatgacATTACGCTAGAGGCGTTATTACAAACAGCTGTGTTTTTCGCGCTCTGATGAATTTACATGATCATGAAGTCACGTATTCCAGATGGAACTGACTCGCGCTTTATCAAAATCCACTAGCCCCGGCCTTATGACAATCTATCTAATTCTGTCTATTTTGCTGTAGATTGGTTTTAGAAAGTGCCTCCTTCAATCTTTACCATCGCGTTTAATTCAGGAAAATGAAGTGGTCGTCATTTCAAATAAAGGTCATTTAAAGTTCTCGATGAAGTAATGCTGCATCACAATTTGTCTTGATTATCATTTACATTCTGATCGTCTCCTCCACTTCTTTTTTTAGAAGGAAGGGAACTCAAAGTTTTTAAATCCATTGGACTTAGTGGACTACGGACGGTTCTTTCAGTACCACCTTGAGAACTCGGCGCACCCATATTTCGTAAGAAAAAGCGTTTGAAACTTTGGCGAAACTCCTCACTTACCAAAGAATAAATGAAAAAGTTTGCCGATGAGTTGACAACGACACATAACACGCAGGTGTTGTAATATACCCAGATATATTTGTGCTCGTAGATTTCTTCCCAATACAAGACTGCGAGGCGGAAAACATTGAGTGGCAACATCGTCACAGCAAAAACTACAACGACTGGAATTAAGAGCTTTTTGGCTTTGATGTTTTGTCGCTCGCGAACCCTTCTTCGAATCTTTTGCTCGCCACCGTCGCTACATTCTTTTCTGATTAACTTGTTGAACTTGCTACTGGCGCGGAGCTTCTGTGAAATGCTACAGAACGTAGCCGCAATGATACCAAGCGGAAGAACGTACCAGAATATGGTTAAGCCGATCGTGTAAGACTGTTTCATTTTGTACCCTTCCTCGTTGTTTGGCCACTTTGGGAAACATTCGACCACGTCGTAAGCGGGTTTGTGATCAGTAAACTCCATAACAAGATACAACGGCAAAGATATGGCCAAAAAAGACAACAACCAAACACAGGCTACCATCCGGCGCGCAGACTTGAACACAGTGGACCCACGCTTCCGAAGGGCTCCCCGCACTATGGCTCTATAGCGATCGAAAGCTATCAAGGTGATTGACCACACGGAAACGCCGAGGAAGACATCGCACAGGGGCAATACATACAGACAGGTAAACTTCCCTAGAGGCCAGTGATCCGGGGCTTGCTCGTTGATTACTGCTAACGGGAAAGCTACAAGAAGAACTCCGATGTCTGCCACAGCCAGGTTTCTTATGAAGTAGTTGGTAATTGTGCGCATGTGAACTTGAGAGCTGATCACGAAGCACACAATGATGTTGCCTGCTACGCCAACAAAAGCCAGGAAGACTTGAAAGGTCAAGCGAAAGATTTCGAACCATAGGGTTTCTTTGTAGTAGGCAATTTCAAGCCCTCCGTCTGGAATGCCATTACTGGTCAAATTAGAAGTGCTCCCATCTGCTAGATTCATTTCAGTCCAGTGTTCTTTACAGATGTTCTTCTGATTGTCACAAGGTTTATAACAAGAGCAAATGCAatctgatttaccgcggttgaGTTAGTTTTCTGACGGTTTAACTCATCGGAAATCTAGTCAAGAGATTACTATTTGTGAAGATGACTGTGTTAAAAGCCAACTCTTCATCAAACTGCAAAGCGTTTTTAAGTGCCTTTTATACCCTAACTGCAAATCGAGTAAGTGTTTTAACACTCCAGGTACCATAATTCAGATATCATGCTGATAAATAAATTCTCAAGCACTTGGAAAACACATCGTGCGATTATTTCCTTTTATGCTTGCGGGTTTCAACTCCCGTCAAGTTATTATTTAAGAATTTTCATTCCTattctttgatattttaattaTGTGAAAGGAGGCGTGGGAGATCACTTCATGGAATCTCCATCACAATACTttggaaaatattaaagccaCGTGCGTCATAAATTAACTTCAGTAATTTTAGCATGCACTTTGCCAGCAAAATTAacattattaaataaattttcggGCACAGTCCAAAATCCATTTATGAAAATACTTTCACGCGATACTTTCAAACCCCAGGTTAATAACAGACATTGAAAGCAAGACGATTTGTTTTTGTATGAACTGATTAGAAATTATACGAGCTGAGTTTGAGGAAATGTGATCTAAAAAAGCCAACAAACGTGATCTATTTTCTGGGAAGTATAAATGAGATAATCGAGCCGGAAACGAAAGAGAAACCGATAAACATTGTTATTCTCATTTTCCCTGTATTAAATCATGGTTTATCGTCTAGTCAAAACATTAGAACTGTAATCCTATCAACAATTCCATTCATGGTAAAGGCTTCACTTTCTCAAAATTAATCTCTTTATTCAGTTTGCGTCGGCTTTAGAAAATTGTATTTCTGTTGTTTGGCCACAGTGTTTTAACAACGTTCCTCCAGGGCGCTAATAAATTGCTGTTTGTTTTAACTTGTGTGCTCTTAGCAAAATTTCGCTTTATGCTCTCATTGCtggcatttttttatttattactaGACGCGACAGCAAATGTTTTTTGCAAGCATGTTACGATCCTAAATCGTAGGAATTTATTTTATGTTCCGGTGTTTATGATTAACCAAGTGTGCAAAGGAACTACCGAAAGTATTCAACGTTGGAAGATAAATGGAGATGTTGAAAGAGAAAGTTGGACAACTAGCTATAGCTATAGAAAACTTCAATTTCAAATAGCAAATTATGTAGACATTCGTTAATAAACAGAGCACGCACATCTTGTTTTATCACATAAGCAATTTGCTAAAAGATGAATTACGGTCTGAAAACGTGATTAGTGGCGCGGAGAGGTGTTGGCACGAACCTCCATTTACAAATCGAGATGGTATCGAGAACGATAAACGAGATCGACACGATGAGAACCAGTGGTTTTTCAATTTACACGagcttatttcatttttttatgtttGCCACTCTATGGTTAAGATCTACCACTATCAGCGAAGAACTGACCAAGTCTCAACTGAGTTGCCGTTGTAAGCATACAAAAGCTACGTTAGATTTTCTCTCTCCTCCTAATTCAGTGGGTGGGTGGTAGTTTGACTAGTTTAAAGTTCAATAAGTTTAATAAGCCGCAACAACGACTGGAATTAAGAGAACGTGGCATTTCGACCGTTCACGTGGCATATTTGCAGTGAAATAAATGAGCACAACGTCGAAACCGTCACTAGCAGAAAATAAACGCTATGGCTTTCGTTTTCCCCGGCCGCGCCGTAAACTTAGGAGTTTCAGAAACGATCCAAGTTATTTTAAATTCGGACAGTTagcaaaaattaatataaactagatctgttggcaatattggatttATGTGATATCTAATTAATATGAAAAGAGAATCCAAGAGATAGCAACGGCGAATATCATGTGAGACATTAATAAACAGACTTGTAAGGAACACTTATTTGTAGTTT
It encodes:
- the LOC138036387 gene encoding neuropeptide Y receptor type 2-like, whose protein sequence is MNLADGSTSNLTSNGIPDGGLEIAYYKETLWFEIFRLTFQVFLAFVGVAGNIIVCFVISSQVHMRTITNYFIRNLAVADIGVLLVAFPLAVINEQAPDHWPLGKFTCLYVLPLCDVFLGVSVWSITLIAFDRYRAIVRGALRKRGSTVFKSARRMVACVWLLSFLAISLPLYLVMEFTDHKPAYDVVECFPKWPNNEEGYKMKQSYTIGLTIFWYVLPLGIIAATFCSISQKLRASSKFNKLIRKECSDGGEQKIRRRVRERQNIKAKKLLIPVVVVFAVTMLPLNVFRLAVLYWEEIYEHKYIWVYYNTCVLCVVVNSSANFFIYSLVSEEFRQSFKRFFLRNMGAPSSQGGTERTVRSPLSPMDLKTLSSLPSKKRSGGDDQNVNDNQDKL